The proteins below come from a single Zhouia spongiae genomic window:
- a CDS encoding pirin family protein has product MKTVLHKSGTRGHASHGWLDSYHTFSFANYHNPERVHFGALRVLNDDTVSGGMGFGTHPHENMEIVSIPLAGALEHKDSMGNLGVINKGDIQVMSAGTGVYHSEYNKNKDEEVKFLQIWVFPNKRGVEPRYDQMTLKEEDRHNTLQEVISPGFDTGLWLHQEAWFYLGKLDKGNSQTYRLKKDTNGVYVFVLEGEITAGDQILGKRDGYGIWETDEFEINVSENTEVLLMEVPMEI; this is encoded by the coding sequence ATGAAAACAGTATTGCATAAAAGCGGAACAAGAGGACACGCCAGTCATGGCTGGTTAGATAGTTACCACACCTTTAGTTTTGCAAATTACCACAACCCAGAAAGAGTACATTTCGGGGCATTAAGAGTTTTAAACGATGATACCGTTTCCGGAGGAATGGGATTTGGCACCCATCCTCACGAAAATATGGAAATAGTGTCCATTCCTTTGGCAGGAGCGCTGGAGCATAAAGACAGTATGGGCAACCTGGGGGTTATAAACAAAGGAGATATCCAGGTAATGAGTGCAGGAACAGGCGTCTATCACAGCGAATACAATAAGAATAAAGATGAAGAAGTAAAATTTCTTCAGATATGGGTATTCCCTAATAAAAGAGGGGTAGAACCGAGGTATGATCAAATGACCTTGAAAGAAGAAGACAGGCATAATACATTACAAGAAGTTATCTCACCGGGATTCGATACGGGTTTATGGCTACATCAGGAAGCCTGGTTTTATCTAGGCAAATTAGATAAAGGGAATTCTCAAACCTATCGGCTGAAAAAGGATACCAATGGAGTATATGTATTTGTATTGGAAGGAGAAATAACAGCAGGAGATCAGATACTTGGCAAAAGGGACGGATATGGCATCTGGGAAACAGATGAGTTTGAAATAAACGTAAGCGAAAATACTGAAGTCCTTCTGATGGAAGTACCGATGGAAATATAG
- a CDS encoding S46 family peptidase yields MKYIKLLFLLAAFPLFAQQGGMWIPSLLEGMNEKEMKELGMQMSAKDIYDVNNSSLKDAVPHFNGGCTSEVISPKGLLLTNHHCGYGMIQSHSTLENDYLTDGFWARSFDEELPNPGVSVTFIVKIDDVTQQVLEGTHTLASEEAKQQKIQANISSLSKTYPKESWQENRIKTFYEGNQYMLFVVETFKDIRLVGTPPSSIGKFGSDTDNWVWPRHTGDFSLFRIYADKNNRPAEYSKDNVPYTPKHYLPISLDGVSEDDFTLVFGFPGRTQEYLPAVAVEQIVEELNPAKIAIRDAALKVQDEFMRSDQQIKIQYASKYARIANYWKKWIGESQGLKKSNAIAIKKAQEKAFIESVKKAGKSNEYGHILPEFDKYYKEIAPYALSRDYFFEIANRNVELLTIGYQLVQLELAYKNKGEQSFMARKDNILPRLTSTYKNYNKNVDEKVFEKLIDIYASGIPEEFLPESLKNIDVEAVTSKIYTESALTSLEKLKSLLEGDANEVLEKLSKDPGYTLAYDIAKTYHTKVEPTYYQLDLQIQALQRDYMKALLELSPKDARIFPDANSTLRVTYGKVKGYDPKDAVSYEPVTYLEGVMEKYVPEDYEFDVPEKLIELYNNKDYGDYADNGKLPVNFIGTNHTTGGNSGSPAIDANGNLIGLNFDRVWEGTMSDIYYDPAICRNIMVDIRYVLFIIDKYAGADNLIGEMTLVHPKKGKKTKRSKVRK; encoded by the coding sequence ATGAAGTATATAAAACTACTGTTTTTACTGGCAGCTTTTCCATTGTTTGCCCAACAAGGCGGCATGTGGATCCCTTCGCTTTTAGAAGGGATGAATGAAAAAGAAATGAAAGAACTGGGAATGCAAATGTCGGCGAAAGACATTTACGATGTAAACAACTCCAGTCTTAAAGACGCAGTCCCCCATTTTAACGGCGGATGTACATCGGAGGTAATATCTCCGAAAGGACTTCTTCTTACAAATCATCACTGCGGTTATGGCATGATCCAATCGCACTCTACTTTGGAAAATGATTATCTGACCGATGGGTTCTGGGCACGTAGTTTCGATGAAGAACTACCTAACCCCGGGGTATCGGTGACTTTTATCGTTAAAATAGACGATGTTACACAACAGGTTTTAGAAGGTACACATACACTTGCTTCAGAAGAAGCGAAACAACAAAAAATTCAAGCTAATATCAGTAGTCTTTCAAAAACATATCCGAAAGAAAGCTGGCAGGAAAACAGGATTAAAACTTTTTACGAAGGAAATCAATATATGTTGTTTGTCGTTGAGACCTTTAAAGATATTCGTTTAGTGGGCACACCTCCGTCTTCTATAGGTAAGTTTGGCTCAGATACCGATAACTGGGTTTGGCCAAGACATACAGGAGATTTTTCTCTTTTCAGAATTTATGCTGATAAAAACAACCGACCGGCCGAATACTCAAAAGATAACGTTCCTTATACGCCAAAACATTATTTACCGATATCACTTGATGGTGTCTCAGAAGATGATTTCACCCTTGTTTTTGGTTTTCCGGGACGTACCCAGGAATATTTACCTGCTGTAGCTGTCGAACAGATTGTCGAAGAGCTTAATCCGGCTAAAATAGCTATCAGAGATGCCGCCTTAAAGGTTCAGGATGAGTTTATGCGTAGTGATCAGCAAATTAAAATACAATATGCTTCTAAATATGCACGTATTGCCAATTACTGGAAAAAATGGATCGGTGAAAGTCAGGGACTCAAAAAATCGAATGCCATTGCTATTAAAAAAGCACAGGAAAAAGCTTTTATTGAAAGCGTTAAAAAAGCAGGTAAATCAAATGAATACGGCCATATCTTACCTGAATTTGATAAATACTATAAGGAAATAGCCCCTTATGCCCTTAGCAGGGATTACTTTTTTGAAATCGCCAACAGAAATGTAGAACTCCTTACGATCGGTTATCAGCTAGTTCAACTTGAATTAGCTTATAAAAATAAGGGGGAACAATCGTTCATGGCCAGAAAGGATAATATACTACCCCGACTGACATCTACTTATAAAAATTATAATAAAAATGTAGATGAGAAGGTATTTGAAAAACTGATTGATATATACGCTTCAGGAATCCCTGAAGAATTCTTACCTGAATCATTGAAAAATATTGACGTAGAAGCAGTAACTTCTAAAATATATACGGAATCTGCCCTAACGAGCCTGGAAAAGCTAAAAAGCTTGCTGGAAGGTGATGCTAACGAAGTTTTAGAAAAACTGAGTAAAGATCCCGGCTATACCTTAGCTTATGATATTGCAAAGACATATCATACCAAAGTTGAACCCACTTACTATCAATTAGATTTACAGATCCAGGCACTACAGCGTGATTATATGAAGGCATTACTGGAGTTAAGCCCTAAAGATGCCCGAATATTTCCGGATGCGAACAGCACTCTCCGTGTTACATACGGAAAAGTAAAAGGATATGATCCTAAAGATGCTGTTTCTTACGAGCCTGTAACTTATCTGGAGGGCGTTATGGAAAAGTATGTTCCTGAGGATTATGAATTTGATGTTCCTGAAAAGCTTATAGAACTCTACAATAATAAAGATTATGGCGATTATGCAGACAATGGCAAACTTCCGGTAAATTTTATCGGCACCAACCATACCACCGGCGGTAATTCAGGAAGTCCAGCCATAGATGCTAACGGTAATCTTATAGGGTTGAATTTCGACCGTGTATGGGAAGGTACAATGAGTGACATATACTATGATCCTGCAATCTGCAGAAACATTATGGTTGACATCCGCTATGTATTATTCATCATAGATAAATATGCCGGTGCTGATAACCTGATCGGTGAAATGACTTTGGTACATCCTAAAAAAGGAAAAAAAACAAAACGTTCCAAAGTCCGTAAATAG